A portion of the Gossypium arboreum isolate Shixiya-1 chromosome 8, ASM2569848v2, whole genome shotgun sequence genome contains these proteins:
- the LOC108469431 gene encoding protein LIM1-like: MKLLLLLFGSNSNTKSKAVPFMVFVLVLTGMVEQGEGTTCHSTFLSALVQLIPCRAAVAPFSRIPPSETCCNAIKALGQPCLCVLVNGPPITGVDRNMARQLPQKCTANFEPCDAMK; the protein is encoded by the exons ATGAAGCTGCTACTGCTTCTTTTTGGGTCCAACTCCAACACCAAGTCCAAGGCTGTGCCTTTTATGGTGTTTGTGTTGGTCCTTACAGGTATGGTGGAACAAGGCGAGGGCACCACTTGTCACAGCACATTCTTGTCAGCACTGGTGCAGTTAATACCCTGCAGAGCAGCAGTTGCTCCCTTTAGCCGTATTCCACCAAGTGAGACTTGCTGCAATGCCATCAAAGCTCTGGGGCAACCTTGTCTGTGTGTTCTTGTTAATGGTCCTCCCATAACTGGTGTGGATCGGAACATGGCCCGCCAGCTGCCTCAGAAATGTACTGCCAACTTCGAACCAT GTGATGCAATGAAGTAG
- the LOC108467527 gene encoding ras-related protein RABA4c-like, with product MSSLQRGFDQKIDYVFKVVLIGDSAVGKSQLLSRFTRNEFNIDSKATIGVEFQTKTLLIDHKSVKAQIWDTAGQERYRAVTSAYYRGAVGAMLVYDITKRQSFDHVAKWLEELRGHADKNIVIMLVGNKSDLASLRAVPIEDAKEFAQRESLFFMETSALEATNVESAFLTVVTEIYRVISKKNLVANDEQEESGGNASLLKGTTIVVPGPQPQSGSGGKSFSCCASSS from the exons ATGTCTAGTTTGCAAAGGGGTTTCGATCAAAAGATAGATTACGTGTTCAAAGTGGTGCTAATAGGAGACTCTGCTGTGGGGAAATCGCAGCTCTTATCCCGTTTCACAAGAAACGAATTCAATATCGATTCCAAGGCCACCATCGGCGTCGAATTCCAAACTAAAACTTTGCTTATCGATCATAAATCCGTCAAGGCTCAGATTTGGGATACTGCTGGTCAAGAAAG GTACCGGGCGGTAACGAGTGCATACTACAGAGGAGCAGTGGGGGCAATGCTGGTGTATGACATAACTAAGCGTCAGTCATTTGATCATGTTGCCAAGTGGTTAGAGGAATTGCGTGGACATGCTGATAAAAACATTGTGATTATGCTTGTGGGCAACAAGTCTGACCTTGCCTCCCTTAGAGCTGTTCCCATAGAGGATGCCAAGGAATTCGCCCAAAGGGAAAGCCTCTTCTTCATGGAGACTTCAGCCCTTGAGGCCACTAATGTCGAATCGGCTTTCCTTACTGTTGTAACAGAGATTTACCGAGTCATCAGCAAGAAAAACCTGGTAGCCAATGATGAACAAGAAGAATCCGGGGGTAATGCATCACTTCTCAAGGGAACTACCATTGTTGTCCCTGGTCCCCAACCACAATCTGGTTCTGGAGGAAAGAGTTTCAGTTGCTGTGCGTCATCATCATAG
- the LOC108469895 gene encoding uncharacterized protein LOC108469895 isoform X3 encodes MRAVPYYSQSHLLQSLTHINNTSSLSLFPNFRPSSLRIPRLSSFSNTRADTHTKTKRNGNNSLPAPDPQQKLLQVVLVSPQIPGNAGCIARTCAASAVALHLVGPLGFKVDDTKLKRAGLDYWPYVIVRIHGSWAEFQNYFKQQEGDKRLLAFTKRGTAIHSDFSYRKGDYLIFGSETCGLPPDVLLDCKSETFGGGTIRIPMVETYVRCLNLSVSVGIAVYEASRQLNYEQLQVPSTNSGDFEQSLLTEDIFA; translated from the exons ATGAGAGCAGTCCCATATTATTCCCAATCCCATCTTCTTCAAAGCCTAACACATATTAACAATACTTCTTCTCTTTCTTTGTTCCCAAACTTTCGCCCTTCTTCCCTACGCATACCACGCCTCTCTTCTTTCTCTAATACCAGGGCTGACACTCACACTAAGACTAAGA GAAATGGGAACAACTCTCTGCCTGCCCCTGACCCCCAACAAAAATTGCTTCAAGTCGTCTTAGTTTCTCCTCAG ATTCCTGGAAATGCAGGTTGCATTGCAAGAACATGCGCTGCCTCAGCTGTTGCCCTTCACCTTGTTGGG CCATTAGGATTTAAAGTGGATGATACTAAATTAAAACGTGCTGGACTGGATTACTGGCC ATATGTTATTGTTAGAATACATGGCTCATGGGCGGAGTTTCAAAACTATTTCAAGCAACAG GAAGGGGATAAGCGTTTGCTGGCTTTTACTAAAAGAGGAACAGCAATTCATTCA GACTTTTCGTATAGAAAAGGTGATTATTTGATATTCGGCTCAGAAACTTGTGGCCTGCCTCCTGATGTGTTGTTAGATTGCAAAAGTGAAACTTTTGGTGGTGGAACCATTCGGATTCCAATGGTTGAGACTTATGTTAGATGTCTGAATCTCTCTGTGAGTGTTGGTATTGCTGTGTATGAAGCTTCAAGACAGCTCAACTATGAACAGCTTCAAGTGCCCTCTACAAATTCTGGTGATTTTGAACAATCATTGCTTACTGAGGATATTTTTGCTTGA
- the LOC108469895 gene encoding uncharacterized protein LOC108469895 isoform X2: MRAVPYYSQSHLLQSLTHINNTSSLSLFPNFRPSSLRIPRLSSFSNTRADTHTKTKIETGNGNNSLPAPDPQQKLLQVVLVSPQIPGNAGCIARTCAASAVALHLVGPLGFKVDDTKLKRAGLDYWPYVIVRIHGSWAEFQNYFKQQEGDKRLLAFTKRGTAIHSDFSYRKGDYLIFGSETCGLPPDVLLDCKSETFGGGTIRIPMVETYVRCLNLSVSVGIAVYEASRQLNYEQLQVPSTNSGCRQKRRKAFP, from the exons ATGAGAGCAGTCCCATATTATTCCCAATCCCATCTTCTTCAAAGCCTAACACATATTAACAATACTTCTTCTCTTTCTTTGTTCCCAAACTTTCGCCCTTCTTCCCTACGCATACCACGCCTCTCTTCTTTCTCTAATACCAGGGCTGACACTCACACTAAGACTAAGA TTGAAACAGGAAATGGGAACAACTCTCTGCCTGCCCCTGACCCCCAACAAAAATTGCTTCAAGTCGTCTTAGTTTCTCCTCAG ATTCCTGGAAATGCAGGTTGCATTGCAAGAACATGCGCTGCCTCAGCTGTTGCCCTTCACCTTGTTGGG CCATTAGGATTTAAAGTGGATGATACTAAATTAAAACGTGCTGGACTGGATTACTGGCC ATATGTTATTGTTAGAATACATGGCTCATGGGCGGAGTTTCAAAACTATTTCAAGCAACAG GAAGGGGATAAGCGTTTGCTGGCTTTTACTAAAAGAGGAACAGCAATTCATTCA GACTTTTCGTATAGAAAAGGTGATTATTTGATATTCGGCTCAGAAACTTGTGGCCTGCCTCCTGATGTGTTGTTAGATTGCAAAAGTGAAACTTTTGGTGGTGGAACCATTCGGATTCCAATGGTTGAGACTTATGTTAGATGTCTGAATCTCTCTGTGAGTGTTGGTATTGCTGTGTATGAAGCTTCAAGACAGCTCAACTATGAACAGCTTCAAGTGCCCTCTACAAATTCTG GATGCCGGCAGAAGAGAAGGAAGGCTTTTCCTTGA
- the LOC108469895 gene encoding uncharacterized protein LOC108469895 isoform X1, with translation MRAVPYYSQSHLLQSLTHINNTSSLSLFPNFRPSSLRIPRLSSFSNTRADTHTKTKIETGNGNNSLPAPDPQQKLLQVVLVSPQIPGNAGCIARTCAASAVALHLVGPLGFKVDDTKLKRAGLDYWPYVIVRIHGSWAEFQNYFKQQEGDKRLLAFTKRGTAIHSDFSYRKGDYLIFGSETCGLPPDVLLDCKSETFGGGTIRIPMVETYVRCLNLSVSVGIAVYEASRQLNYEQLQVPSTNSGDFEQSLLTEDIFA, from the exons ATGAGAGCAGTCCCATATTATTCCCAATCCCATCTTCTTCAAAGCCTAACACATATTAACAATACTTCTTCTCTTTCTTTGTTCCCAAACTTTCGCCCTTCTTCCCTACGCATACCACGCCTCTCTTCTTTCTCTAATACCAGGGCTGACACTCACACTAAGACTAAGA TTGAAACAGGAAATGGGAACAACTCTCTGCCTGCCCCTGACCCCCAACAAAAATTGCTTCAAGTCGTCTTAGTTTCTCCTCAG ATTCCTGGAAATGCAGGTTGCATTGCAAGAACATGCGCTGCCTCAGCTGTTGCCCTTCACCTTGTTGGG CCATTAGGATTTAAAGTGGATGATACTAAATTAAAACGTGCTGGACTGGATTACTGGCC ATATGTTATTGTTAGAATACATGGCTCATGGGCGGAGTTTCAAAACTATTTCAAGCAACAG GAAGGGGATAAGCGTTTGCTGGCTTTTACTAAAAGAGGAACAGCAATTCATTCA GACTTTTCGTATAGAAAAGGTGATTATTTGATATTCGGCTCAGAAACTTGTGGCCTGCCTCCTGATGTGTTGTTAGATTGCAAAAGTGAAACTTTTGGTGGTGGAACCATTCGGATTCCAATGGTTGAGACTTATGTTAGATGTCTGAATCTCTCTGTGAGTGTTGGTATTGCTGTGTATGAAGCTTCAAGACAGCTCAACTATGAACAGCTTCAAGTGCCCTCTACAAATTCTGGTGATTTTGAACAATCATTGCTTACTGAGGATATTTTTGCTTGA
- the LOC108467462 gene encoding zinc finger A20 and AN1 domain-containing stress-associated protein 5, with the protein MAQRTEKEETEFKVPETLTLCVNNCGVTGNPATNNMCQKCFSATTAATSSSSSSSSSSSSTTNTATSATDDKSSRSTPTRSQDNRSDSAPPTTAATTATATTNSPMTASNRSGYDTAEKKSVNRCSGCRKRVGLTGFRCRCGELFCSDHRYSDRHDCSYDYKAAGREAIARENPVVKAAKIIRV; encoded by the coding sequence ATGGCTCAAAGAACCGAAAAAGAAGAGACTGAATTCAAAGTCCCTGAAACCCTGACGCTATGCGTTAACAACTGCGGGGTTACGGGTAATCCAGCCACCAACAACATGTGCCAGAAATGTTTTAGTGCCACCACGGCCGCAACAtcctcctcttcctcttcctcttcctcttcctcttccaCCACCAACACCGCTACTTCCGCTACCGACGATAAATCCTCGAGATCTACGCCGACTCGTTCACAGGACAATCGATCCGATTCCGCTCCACCTACAACAGCTGCAACAACGGCAACAGCAACGACGAATAGTCCGATGACCGCTTCAAATCGGTCTGGATACGATACCGCGGAAAAGAAGTCGGTGAATCGATGTTCTGGTTGCAGAAAACGCGTTGGGTTGACCGGGTTCCGGTGTCGATGCGGGGAGCTTTTCTGTTCGGACCATCGGTACTCGGATCGACACGATTGTAGCTACGACTACAAGGCGGCGGGTCGCGAAGCCATCGCTAGAGAAAATCCCGTGGTTAAAGCAGCCAAGATTATCAGAGTTTGA
- the LOC108467932 gene encoding uncharacterized protein LOC108467932, which yields MISRTRNLISKLPLRCNSSSFFISPPPFNPKFITSTTFGSIQSHPSPSLSTLNQIASHFYSVRSLSSCSCSKPKALLNFNCSSIERTQSVLLGPRYLSTISSSSSPGPKSDDEKSHTSSSESHPSQNPDFKHQEIEGPTVERDLSSLANETREALEAMMKNIYGLSKAVAVLGLVHLGLGAWISYAYGSGAHPLGEVSVQSIMAFGFPFTLAFMLRQSVKPMYFFKMMEERGRLQILTLTLQVAKSLNVLFVRFRVVSVLCIAGASIGLLFNVLSK from the coding sequence ATGATCTCTCGTACTCGTAATTTAATCTCGAAGCTCCCCCTCCGCTGCAattcatcttctttcttcatCTCTCCTCCTCCTTTCAACCCTAAGTTCATCACTTCCACAACTTTCGGTTCCATCCAATCCCatccctctccctctctctcaaCCCTAAACCAAATCGCTTCTCACTTCTACTCTGTTAGATCACTCTCATCGTGTTCTTGTTCCAAACCCAAAGCGCTGCTTAACTTCAATTGTTCCTCAATTGAACGAACCCAAAGTGTACTACTTGGTCCCAGATAtctttcaacaatttcttcttcttctagCCCTGGCCCAAAATCCGACGATGAGAAATCACACACCAGTAGCAGTGAATCCCATCCGAGTCAAAACCCTGATTTCAAGCACCAAGAAATCGAGGGACCAACTGTGGAACGTGATTTATCATCATTGGCAAATGAGACAAGAGAGGCTCTTGAAGCAATGATGAAGAACATATATGGACTTAGTAAAGCAGTGGCTGTTCTGGGTCTGGTCCACCTTGGTCTTGGAGCTTGGATATCCTATGCTTATGGTTCTGGAGCACACCCATTAGGTGAGGTTTCCGTTCAGAGTATCATGGCATTTGGGTTCCCTTTTACGCTGGCGTTTATGCTACGGCAATCAGTGAAGCCAATGTACTTCTTCAAGATGATGGAGGAGCGAGGTAGGCTACAGATTCTGACTCTTACTCTTCAGGTTGCTAAAAGCTTGAATGTTTTGTTTGTTCGGTTCCGTGTGGTTTCTGTGTTGTGTATTGCAGGGGCGTCAATTGGGTTGTTGTTCAACGTGTTGTCTAAGTGA